A DNA window from Streptomyces sp. 71268 contains the following coding sequences:
- a CDS encoding DUF3039 domain-containing protein, with the protein MSTPLQPEPERGAGTGTLVEPTPQVSNGDGDHERFAHYVQKDKIMESALSGSPVVALCGKVWVPGRDPKKYPVCPMCKEIFEGMGAGGDKGKDGKGGKDGKK; encoded by the coding sequence ATGAGCACTCCTCTTCAGCCCGAGCCCGAGCGCGGGGCAGGTACCGGCACCCTCGTCGAGCCGACGCCGCAGGTGTCGAACGGCGACGGCGACCACGAGCGCTTCGCCCATTACGTACAGAAGGACAAGATCATGGAGAGCGCGCTCTCCGGATCTCCCGTCGTCGCACTCTGCGGCAAGGTCTGGGTCCCCGGCCGTGACCCGAAGAAGTACCCGGTGTGTCCCATGTGCAAGGAGATCTTCGAGGGCATGGGTGCCGGAGGCGACAAGGGCAAGGACGGCAAGGGCGGTAAGGACGGCAAGAAGTAG
- a CDS encoding LysR family transcriptional regulator, with protein MSGDERSEENGDEARGPVAAGPLGLPDVELRHLRGFVAVADERNFTHAARLLGIGQPALTRTVRALEEAVGARLLERSTRHVALTDAGQRLYAELGVLLPRLGEALRAPCRHARLRLGFTSLLPLACAGLTTAFESATGARVRLVRRDTPLAGLDTGDCDVAVVRGEVPPDRRAEVRSKVVAHEARVAVVARDATGAAAPVARRRVLDWTELADLPLVVNTVTGTTRPELWPADRRPTLACTSGNFDEWLEAVAAGHGIGVAPESVAQRHTHPGIRFVRLKNAPQVAVHLAVPARGAHPLAAQYYAMTSANWPASD; from the coding sequence ATGAGTGGTGACGAGCGGTCCGAGGAGAACGGCGACGAGGCGCGGGGGCCGGTGGCCGCGGGGCCGCTCGGCCTGCCCGACGTGGAGTTGCGGCACCTGCGCGGCTTCGTGGCCGTGGCCGACGAGCGCAACTTCACGCACGCCGCGCGCCTGCTCGGCATCGGACAGCCCGCGCTCACCCGCACCGTGCGGGCCCTTGAGGAGGCCGTGGGCGCCCGCCTGCTGGAGCGCAGCACCCGCCACGTCGCGCTCACCGACGCCGGTCAGCGGCTCTACGCGGAGCTGGGCGTGCTGCTCCCCCGGCTCGGCGAGGCGCTGCGCGCGCCCTGCCGGCACGCCAGGCTGCGACTCGGCTTCACCTCGCTGCTACCGCTCGCCTGCGCCGGGCTGACCACGGCCTTCGAGTCCGCGACCGGCGCCCGGGTGCGCCTGGTGCGCCGGGACACCCCGCTGGCCGGCCTGGACACCGGCGACTGCGACGTGGCGGTGGTACGTGGCGAGGTGCCGCCGGACCGGCGGGCCGAGGTGCGCAGCAAGGTGGTCGCCCACGAGGCGCGGGTCGCGGTCGTCGCGCGCGACGCCACGGGGGCGGCGGCCCCGGTGGCCCGCCGCCGCGTCCTGGACTGGACCGAACTGGCTGACCTGCCGCTGGTGGTCAACACCGTCACCGGCACCACCCGCCCCGAGCTGTGGCCCGCGGACCGGCGCCCCACCCTGGCGTGCACCAGCGGCAACTTCGACGAATGGCTGGAGGCGGTGGCCGCCGGCCACGGCATCGGCGTGGCACCGGAGTCGGTCGCCCAGCGCCACACGCACCCCGGCATCCGCTTCGTACGGCTGAAGAACGCTCCCCAGGTCGCCGTCCACCTGGCCGTCCCGGCCCGTGGCGCCCACCCGCTGGCGGCCCAGTACTACGCCATGACCAGCGCGAACTGGCCCGCCAGCGACTGA
- a CDS encoding MFS transporter, with translation MRKVSLLALGAFTLGLDAYVMAGLLPVVADDLDTTVSLAGQMVTAFTLAHALSAPLVAGLLTGARPKTVILVALAVFTLGNGLTAVAPSLALLLASRVVAGAGAGVYAALSTAAASALVPAERRGKALALVMGGMSTGTVLGVPLGVLLAEHASWRATMGLVTALGAVAIGGLAVLLPQVPAEPPVPARARLGAIADPAVARVVGVSFLGAVASLGLYTYLAPVLEAAGDIEGIAPYLWAWGAGGVLGSLLIGPLVDRTGRVRALVAALLTAVGVAHLVLAPVAGVPLLVGAALVVWGAGGWALQVPQQHQLLAVSARRGTVALALNNSALYLGSAVGSALGGLALAAGLPGDALPWAAAAILGLSLLLHLGTGRAAGAGAARARGAGAADAGAAGAGVAGAVGEVARAGGDGAGCGAGGAGPARVVDGGAPGTPQA, from the coding sequence GTGCGCAAGGTTTCGCTGCTCGCGCTGGGGGCGTTCACCCTCGGCCTGGACGCGTACGTGATGGCCGGGCTGTTGCCCGTGGTCGCCGACGACCTCGACACCACCGTGTCGCTGGCCGGCCAGATGGTCACGGCCTTCACCCTCGCGCACGCGCTGTCCGCGCCGCTGGTGGCCGGGCTGCTCACGGGCGCCAGGCCGAAGACGGTGATCCTGGTCGCCCTCGCCGTCTTCACGCTGGGCAACGGGCTCACCGCCGTGGCGCCCTCGCTCGCGCTGCTGCTCGCCTCGCGCGTCGTGGCGGGCGCCGGGGCCGGGGTGTACGCGGCGCTGTCCACCGCCGCGGCCTCGGCGTTGGTGCCGGCCGAGCGGCGGGGCAAGGCGCTGGCCCTGGTGATGGGCGGCATGAGCACCGGCACCGTGCTGGGCGTGCCGCTGGGCGTGCTGCTCGCCGAGCACGCGTCGTGGCGGGCCACGATGGGCCTGGTCACGGCGTTGGGCGCGGTCGCCATCGGCGGGCTCGCGGTGCTGCTGCCGCAGGTTCCGGCCGAGCCCCCGGTGCCGGCCAGGGCGCGGCTCGGGGCCATCGCCGACCCGGCCGTCGCCCGGGTGGTCGGCGTCTCCTTCCTGGGCGCCGTCGCCAGCCTGGGCCTGTACACCTACCTGGCCCCGGTGCTCGAAGCGGCCGGCGACATCGAGGGCATCGCCCCCTACCTGTGGGCCTGGGGCGCCGGCGGCGTGCTGGGCAGCCTGCTGATCGGGCCGCTGGTGGACCGTACGGGGCGGGTGCGGGCGCTGGTCGCGGCCCTGCTCACCGCCGTGGGCGTGGCGCACCTGGTGCTCGCCCCGGTCGCCGGCGTGCCGCTGCTGGTCGGCGCGGCCCTGGTGGTGTGGGGCGCGGGCGGCTGGGCGCTCCAGGTGCCGCAGCAGCACCAACTGCTCGCCGTCAGCGCGCGGCGCGGCACGGTGGCGCTCGCGCTCAACAACTCCGCCCTCTACCTCGGCAGCGCCGTCGGCTCCGCCCTCGGCGGCCTGGCGCTCGCGGCGGGCCTGCCCGGCGACGCGCTGCCCTGGGCCGCCGCCGCGATCCTCGGCCTCAGCCTGCTGCTGCACCTGGGCACGGGGCGCGCGGCGGGCGCCGGGGCGGCCCGCGCGCGAGGCGCGGGCGCGGCGGACGCGGGCGCGGCAGGCGCCGGCGTGGCGGGGGCGGTTGGCGAGGTCGCGCGAGCGGGCGGCGACGGGGCGGGGTGCGGGGCCGGCGGCGCGGGCCCGGCGCGTGTTGTGGACGGTGGGGCGCCGGGCACACCCCAGGCGTGA
- a CDS encoding extracellular solute-binding protein — protein MNVFARIAAPVAALVTAGLTATACAPSTSDNEAKKDDKSGTLRVWLFQEVDNDPKKKVVDQAVADFRGKHKDVDVDVTYIPINTRAEKIKAAFNDPKSAPDLIEYGNTDTAGYVQDGGLADISEEFASWPQSKDTDATAKESVTVKGKTYGSPLFVGVRALHYRTDVFKDLGLKPPTTQEELVNTAEKIRAERKDLYGLAVGGAYTYGAMPFLWSNGGELASEKDGAYRSTIDSAQSKAGIKAYTALFGDQNCPANKCAEMGGNDTVEAFASGKAGMAIAGNFNHPAIEASKVKGKYAVVPLPGKKAGEIAPAFAGGNNIGLLKSSSHRTLGLDLMQSLTSKKTQGALFDAMGFLPTYTDVRKEAAAREPFAAPFVKTLDVAKFVPASPGWAAIDAGLVLPTMFQQIVSGRKDVDAAADEARKKMDAAFTEAG, from the coding sequence ATGAACGTCTTTGCTCGAATAGCCGCGCCGGTGGCGGCACTTGTCACGGCCGGCCTCACCGCCACCGCCTGCGCCCCGTCCACCTCGGACAACGAGGCGAAGAAGGACGACAAGAGCGGCACGCTGCGCGTCTGGCTCTTCCAGGAGGTGGACAACGACCCCAAGAAGAAGGTCGTCGACCAGGCCGTGGCGGACTTCCGCGGCAAGCACAAGGACGTCGACGTGGACGTCACCTACATCCCGATCAACACCCGGGCCGAGAAGATCAAGGCCGCGTTCAACGACCCGAAGAGCGCCCCTGACCTGATCGAGTACGGCAACACGGACACGGCCGGCTACGTGCAGGACGGCGGCCTCGCGGACATCAGCGAGGAGTTCGCGAGCTGGCCGCAGAGCAAGGACACCGACGCCACGGCCAAGGAGTCGGTGACCGTCAAGGGCAAGACGTACGGCTCCCCGCTCTTCGTCGGCGTGCGCGCGCTCCACTACCGCACCGACGTCTTCAAGGACCTCGGCCTCAAGCCGCCGACTACCCAGGAGGAGTTGGTCAACACCGCGGAGAAGATCCGGGCCGAGCGCAAGGACCTGTACGGACTCGCGGTGGGCGGCGCGTACACCTACGGCGCGATGCCCTTCCTGTGGTCGAACGGCGGCGAGTTGGCCTCCGAGAAGGACGGCGCCTACCGCTCGACCATCGACAGCGCGCAGTCGAAGGCCGGCATCAAGGCGTACACCGCGCTGTTCGGCGACCAGAACTGCCCGGCCAACAAGTGCGCCGAGATGGGCGGCAACGACACCGTCGAGGCGTTCGCTTCCGGCAAGGCGGGCATGGCCATCGCCGGTAACTTCAACCACCCGGCCATCGAGGCGAGCAAGGTCAAGGGCAAGTACGCCGTGGTTCCGCTGCCCGGCAAGAAGGCCGGCGAGATTGCTCCGGCGTTCGCGGGCGGAAACAACATCGGGCTGCTCAAGAGCAGTTCGCACCGCACCCTCGGCCTTGACCTGATGCAGTCGCTCACCAGCAAGAAGACGCAGGGCGCGCTCTTCGACGCGATGGGTTTCCTGCCCACCTACACCGACGTGCGCAAGGAGGCCGCGGCGCGTGAGCCGTTCGCGGCGCCGTTCGTGAAGACCCTGGACGTGGCGAAGTTCGTCCCCGCGTCGCCCGGCTGGGCCGCCATCGACGCGGGCCTGGTGCTGCCGACGATGTTCCAGCAGATCGTCAGCGGTCGTAAGGACGTGGACGCGGCGGCCGACGAGGCGCGCAAGAAGATGGACGCCGCCTTCACCGAAGCGGGCTGA
- a CDS encoding carbohydrate ABC transporter permease → MRVRRPWRLAAEAAAVLIAVVVAFPLYWMVLSAFKPASEVQSSNPRPWTLNPSLDAFRRVFDQQDFGRYFLNSLLVAGTVVVASALIAFLAATAVTRFKFKMRTTVLIMFLVAQMVPVEALTIPMFFLMRDLGDSVPGIGLNTLGSLILPHIAFSLPFAIWMLRGFVKAVPESLEEAAYLDGASRTRFLWQILFPLVLPGLIATSVFSFISTWNDFLFAKSFIISATENSTLPMALLVFFKDEGNDWGGIMAASTIMTIPVLVFFVLVQRRLVSGLGGAVKD, encoded by the coding sequence CTGCGCGTGCGCCGGCCGTGGCGGCTGGCCGCCGAGGCCGCGGCCGTGCTCATCGCCGTGGTGGTCGCCTTCCCGCTGTACTGGATGGTGCTCTCCGCGTTCAAGCCCGCCAGCGAGGTACAGTCCAGCAATCCACGGCCGTGGACCCTGAACCCCTCCCTCGACGCGTTCCGGCGCGTCTTCGACCAGCAGGACTTCGGCCGCTACTTCCTCAACAGCCTCCTGGTCGCCGGCACCGTGGTCGTCGCCTCGGCCCTGATCGCCTTCCTCGCGGCCACCGCCGTCACGCGCTTCAAGTTCAAGATGCGCACGACGGTGCTCATCATGTTCCTGGTGGCGCAGATGGTGCCGGTCGAGGCGCTGACCATCCCGATGTTCTTCCTCATGCGCGACCTGGGCGACAGCGTGCCCGGCATCGGCCTGAACACGCTCGGCTCGCTGATCCTGCCGCACATCGCGTTCTCGCTGCCGTTCGCCATCTGGATGCTGCGCGGCTTCGTCAAGGCCGTCCCCGAGTCCCTTGAGGAGGCCGCCTACCTGGACGGCGCGAGCCGCACCCGCTTCCTGTGGCAGATCCTGTTCCCGCTGGTGCTCCCGGGGCTCATCGCCACCAGCGTGTTCTCCTTCATCTCCACCTGGAACGACTTCCTGTTCGCCAAGTCCTTCATCATCAGCGCGACCGAGAACTCCACGCTCCCGATGGCGCTCCTGGTGTTCTTCAAGGACGAGGGCAATGACTGGGGCGGCATCATGGCGGCCTCGACGATCATGACCATCCCGGTGCTCGTCTTCTTCGTCCTGGTCCAACGGCGGCTCGTGTCGGGCCTCGGCGGGGCGGTCAAGGACTGA
- a CDS encoding sugar ABC transporter permease translates to MSPDSSSPAPGAPASPAPAAAAAAPAPVSAVAKGGRRGGAGPRAPKSGTSPGGLGASRWTPWLYLAPALIVLAALLVYPIYQLGLISFLEYTQAQVSGGEPATFQGFANYTELFSDRQFWEVLVATLVFAAVCVLSTLVVGCGLAVLLTRIRAVPRLALMLAALGAWATPAITGSTVWVFLFDPDFGPVNKMLVWVGLSGFEDFSWTYDRYSAFALVLFEVVWCSFPLVMVTVYAGIKAIPGEVLEAASLDGASNWRIWRSVMAPMLRPILVVVTIQSIIWDFKVFTQIYVMTNGGGIAGQNLVLNVYAYQKAFASSQYSLGSAIGIVMLLILLAVTLIYLRLLRRQGEEL, encoded by the coding sequence ATGTCCCCCGACTCCTCCTCCCCGGCCCCCGGCGCCCCCGCGTCGCCCGCCCCGGCCGCCGCCGCTGCCGCCCCCGCCCCGGTGTCCGCCGTGGCGAAGGGCGGGCGGCGCGGCGGCGCGGGCCCCCGCGCACCGAAGTCCGGCACCAGCCCCGGCGGGCTCGGCGCCTCGCGCTGGACGCCGTGGCTCTACCTGGCACCGGCCCTGATCGTGCTGGCCGCGCTGCTCGTCTACCCGATCTACCAACTCGGCCTGATCTCCTTCCTGGAGTACACCCAGGCCCAGGTCAGCGGCGGCGAGCCGGCCACCTTCCAGGGCTTCGCCAACTACACCGAACTCTTCAGCGATCGGCAGTTCTGGGAGGTGCTGGTCGCCACCCTGGTGTTCGCCGCGGTCTGCGTCCTCTCCACCCTCGTGGTCGGCTGCGGGCTGGCCGTGCTGCTCACCCGTATCCGCGCGGTACCCCGACTGGCGCTGATGCTCGCCGCGCTCGGCGCCTGGGCGACCCCGGCCATCACCGGCTCGACGGTCTGGGTCTTCCTCTTCGACCCCGACTTCGGCCCGGTCAACAAGATGCTCGTCTGGGTGGGCCTGTCCGGCTTCGAGGACTTCTCCTGGACCTACGACCGCTACAGCGCCTTCGCGCTGGTCCTCTTCGAGGTCGTGTGGTGCTCGTTCCCGCTGGTCATGGTGACGGTGTACGCGGGCATCAAGGCCATCCCCGGCGAGGTGCTCGAAGCGGCCTCGCTGGACGGCGCGTCCAACTGGCGCATCTGGCGCAGCGTCATGGCGCCGATGCTGCGGCCCATCCTGGTCGTGGTCACCATCCAGTCCATCATCTGGGACTTCAAGGTGTTCACGCAGATCTACGTGATGACCAACGGTGGCGGCATCGCCGGCCAGAACCTGGTGCTGAACGTGTACGCCTACCAGAAGGCGTTCGCTTCCTCGCAATACAGCCTCGGCTCGGCCATCGGCATCGTGATGCTGCTGATCCTGCTCGCCGTGACGCTGATCTATCTGCGGCTGCTGCGCAGGCAAGGAGAAGAGCTGTGA